The window ACGCCATGGTGGCGATGTATCAAGCCGGCCGGACCCGCGCGATCGAAGACGCAGCAGCACAGGCCGCAGCGGAGTTTTCGGATTTTCTGTCAGCCTATATCGAAATGCGCAGAAGCACCCCCGCAGATGACCTGATTTCAGAGCTGATAAACGCCCAGCAGGACGGATCACGGCTGAGCACGGAGGAGATGATCAGCACCTGCGTGCTGTTGCTGAATGCAGGTCATGAGGCGACGGTGCACAGTTTGGGCAATGCGGTCAAATGCCTGATTGAGGAAGAAACGCCGGTTGCGGCTTTAGCTCCACAATCCGTTGCTGCGACATGCGAAGAACTGCTGCGCTACACGCCGCCGCTGCACATGTTTGACCGCTATGTTTACGAAGATGTCGAACTTGGCGGCGTCACGCTTGAAAAAGGCAGCCGCGTCGGTCTTGTCCTTGCTGCAGCGGGTCGTGATCCGGCTGTGTTTGAGAATGCCCACCGGTTCTTGCCAACCCGCCCGCCAAAACCGCACGCCGCTTTTGGCGGGGGTCTGCATTTTTGCCTAGGCGCACCTCTGGCGCGCATGGAAATGCAGATCGCGCTTCCTGCACTTTTCGCGCATCTTCCGACACTACAGCTCGATACCGCCCCGCAATTTGCAAACACGTACCATTTTCACAAGCTCGACGCACTTATGGTCAGCGCCTAAAGCGGCAACATCGTCGTTGATTTGATCTGCTCCATCGACAGTAGCGCCGTGACATTATGCACCCGCACCTCTGAAATCAGCGCCTGATAGAAACGGTCATAGGCGCGCGCGTTCTCGACCCGCACCTTAAGGATATAGTCGATATCACCCGCCAGCCGGTGCGCCTCTTGCACCTCGGGGCGATCGCGCAGTGCCTTCAGGAATTTGGCCTGCCACTCGGCCTCATGCTCGGACGTGCGGATCAGAACGAAAAAACACGCCTCCAGCCCCAGTGCATCGGCGTCAAGCACGACTGTATGCTGGCCGATCACGCCAGCCTCCCGCATTTTGCGGATTCTGTTCCACACGGGCGTCTTTGATGACCCCACTTCGCGCGCAATATCGTCCAGCGACTGGCTTGCATCGCGTTGCAACGCCGCCAGAATTTTCCTGTCAGTCTCGTCAATCCGGACAGTCATTCCGTTTCCCCCAAATTTGCAAAACGCATGTTCCAACTGAGCGGTACAGTAGAACAATCATCCTTATATATCCAGACATATGGCAAATTATCAGAACAGTATTCTATTATACAGCAGCAACGCAGAGGACAGGTGACCGATGGACCATTTCCCGATTTTCCTAAGCACACAGAACTCCCGCATCATTGTGTCCGGCGGGGGTGATGCCGCGCTGGCCAAGCTCCGCCTGCTGATGAAAACACGTGCGCGGATCACCGTATTCGCCGC is drawn from Sulfitobacter sp. S223 and contains these coding sequences:
- a CDS encoding cytochrome P450 gives rise to the protein MQRLSQSPLDPDFVQNPYPFYDRARACGPVVFWEDYGFPAAFDAATVQALLRDRRLGRAVPPEQATPVPPHLAPFYAVERHSLLELERPDHTRLRSLVLRAFTSRRIAALEPDIKAVTSELLDNLPRAGTFDLIPSYCTQLPVRIIARLLGVPEALAPDLLRWSNAMVAMYQAGRTRAIEDAAAQAAAEFSDFLSAYIEMRRSTPADDLISELINAQQDGSRLSTEEMISTCVLLLNAGHEATVHSLGNAVKCLIEEETPVAALAPQSVAATCEELLRYTPPLHMFDRYVYEDVELGGVTLEKGSRVGLVLAAAGRDPAVFENAHRFLPTRPPKPHAAFGGGLHFCLGAPLARMEMQIALPALFAHLPTLQLDTAPQFANTYHFHKLDALMVSA
- a CDS encoding Lrp/AsnC family transcriptional regulator, whose product is MTVRIDETDRKILAALQRDASQSLDDIAREVGSSKTPVWNRIRKMREAGVIGQHTVVLDADALGLEACFFVLIRTSEHEAEWQAKFLKALRDRPEVQEAHRLAGDIDYILKVRVENARAYDRFYQALISEVRVHNVTALLSMEQIKSTTMLPL